A window of Lacibacter sediminis contains these coding sequences:
- a CDS encoding Dph6-related ATP pyrophosphatase: MIPSIFCWSGGKDSSYALHKVLQEGIYDVKYLLSTFNGNYKRLSMHGLREELIESQAASIGIPLLKAYVYEASNAEYEQQMQAILLQAKAEGINHVSYGDLFLEDLRAYRESKMNELDMHCVFPIWKTDTQWMINDFVAKGFQSVLCCINDGYLDESWVGRTIDQQFINQLPSTVDPCGENGEFHSFCFNGPVFNYPIRIVIGEKTYKALEIKTSDHPTPIKDVGTKGFWFCDLLLQTNNA, encoded by the coding sequence ATGATCCCATCAATTTTTTGTTGGAGCGGCGGAAAAGACAGCAGCTATGCATTGCATAAAGTATTGCAAGAAGGTATATACGATGTAAAGTATCTACTCAGCACGTTCAATGGCAATTACAAACGTTTATCGATGCATGGTTTGCGGGAAGAACTGATTGAATCACAAGCTGCATCTATCGGCATTCCATTATTAAAAGCATATGTGTACGAAGCAAGTAATGCAGAATACGAACAGCAAATGCAAGCGATCTTATTGCAGGCAAAAGCAGAAGGCATCAACCATGTGTCGTATGGCGATCTTTTTTTAGAAGACCTGCGAGCTTATCGTGAAAGCAAGATGAACGAACTTGATATGCATTGTGTATTTCCGATCTGGAAAACCGATACACAGTGGATGATCAATGATTTTGTAGCGAAAGGTTTTCAATCTGTACTTTGCTGCATCAACGATGGTTATTTAGATGAAAGTTGGGTTGGCCGCACAATCGATCAGCAATTCATCAATCAACTTCCATCTACCGTTGATCCTTGCGGAGAGAATGGCGAGTTTCATTCCTTTTGTTTCAATGGCCCCGTCTTTAATTATCCAATACGAATTGTAATCGGCGAAAAAACCTACAAAGCATTAGAGATCAAAACCAGCGATCATCCCACTCCTATTAAAGATGTGGGCACCAAAGGTTTCTGGTTTTGTGATCTTCTTTTACAAACAAACAACGCATGA
- a CDS encoding TonB-dependent receptor plug domain-containing protein — MKKNLIVVAAGLFISSQLNAQDSTVKSLNEVVITANKVNQKLLETGKVTTVINRKTIEQSAGKDLAQLLTEQTGIVINGATSNPGKDKSIFMRGAGNGYTVILIDGIPVNDPSFSGAFDLRLLPLDQVERIEIVKGAQSTNYGSDAVAGVINIISKRGASKPAQFYGNAAAGSFNTYKFTAGVRGTAEKINYNFSYTHNESKGISEAIDSTGTKDFDKDGFLNNAINFSVDAPVTKQIRVQPFARYSYFQGGYDNGSFTDAANSFTSSLFTAGSAVEVKTEKAGGRAYFSYDEMDRTFNSAQWGPSPYKGTNKIVDLFAYYQVAPKVKLLAGVDNRYQKNLDSNVSINSPYLSVFLQNLGGFYLEAGARYNKHSKYGNNFTYSINPSYVLNENTKLFVNYATAFRAPGISALYGAFGANPDLKPEHSQTFEAGVQTSLLNDKVTVRAVYFNRRNKDVIIYTSKYENYDKQDDYGFEFEPTIQINKQLKLTGYYSFVDGEVTTKAAGGKDTSYFNLLRRPKHSFGVTLGYQVTPSFFISTNAYNYGKRTDKDFNTWPATDVNLDSYFLWSIHAEYSLVKNKLVVFADGKNLLNTNYVEVLGYSTPGINFMGGIRFNL, encoded by the coding sequence ATGAAAAAGAATTTAATTGTAGTGGCTGCCGGATTATTTATCAGCAGTCAGCTAAATGCGCAGGACAGTACAGTAAAATCATTGAACGAAGTAGTGATTACCGCTAACAAGGTAAACCAGAAACTTCTCGAAACAGGAAAAGTAACCACTGTTATCAATCGAAAAACAATTGAACAAAGTGCAGGGAAAGATCTCGCACAACTCTTAACCGAACAGACCGGCATTGTAATTAATGGCGCTACCAGCAACCCCGGTAAAGACAAAAGCATTTTTATGCGTGGGGCAGGTAATGGTTATACTGTTATTTTAATTGACGGTATTCCGGTGAACGATCCTTCTTTCTCCGGTGCTTTTGATCTGCGTTTATTACCACTCGATCAGGTTGAACGGATTGAAATTGTAAAAGGTGCACAATCCACCAATTATGGTTCTGATGCGGTAGCAGGCGTCATCAACATCATTTCCAAACGTGGTGCATCAAAACCTGCACAGTTTTATGGAAATGCTGCAGCAGGTTCGTTCAACACATACAAATTCACTGCAGGTGTGCGTGGTACTGCTGAAAAAATAAATTATAATTTCTCTTACACACACAACGAATCGAAAGGAATTTCAGAAGCCATCGATTCAACCGGCACAAAAGATTTCGATAAAGATGGTTTTCTTAACAACGCCATTAACTTCAGCGTAGATGCACCGGTAACAAAACAGATCCGTGTGCAGCCATTTGCACGTTACAGTTATTTCCAGGGTGGTTATGATAATGGCTCATTTACTGATGCTGCCAACAGCTTTACATCATCGTTGTTTACAGCCGGTTCCGCAGTGGAAGTAAAAACAGAGAAAGCAGGCGGTCGTGCTTATTTCAGTTACGATGAAATGGATCGCACATTCAACAGCGCACAATGGGGGCCGAGTCCTTATAAAGGAACTAACAAGATTGTTGACCTCTTTGCATATTACCAGGTTGCACCAAAAGTAAAACTCTTGGCAGGTGTTGATAACCGTTATCAGAAAAATCTCGATTCAAATGTGAGCATCAACAGTCCTTATTTAAGTGTGTTCCTGCAAAACCTCGGTGGTTTTTACCTTGAAGCAGGTGCCCGTTATAATAAACATTCCAAATACGGTAACAATTTTACCTACAGCATCAACCCATCGTATGTTCTGAATGAAAACACAAAGCTGTTTGTAAACTATGCCACTGCATTTCGTGCACCCGGCATCAGTGCCTTGTATGGAGCATTTGGCGCTAACCCCGATTTGAAACCTGAACATTCACAAACATTCGAAGCAGGTGTACAAACTTCTTTGCTCAACGATAAAGTAACTGTTCGTGCAGTGTACTTCAACCGCCGCAATAAAGATGTGATCATCTACACATCAAAGTATGAGAACTATGACAAGCAGGACGATTATGGTTTTGAATTTGAACCAACCATTCAGATCAACAAACAATTAAAATTAACAGGCTACTATAGTTTCGTTGATGGCGAGGTTACAACCAAAGCTGCGGGTGGTAAAGACACGAGTTATTTTAACCTGTTGCGCCGACCTAAACATTCGTTTGGTGTAACACTTGGATACCAGGTAACACCTTCATTTTTTATAAGCACCAATGCCTATAACTATGGAAAGCGTACTGATAAAGATTTCAATACGTGGCCTGCAACTGATGTAAATCTTGACAGCTATTTCCTTTGGAGCATTCATGCAGAGTACAGCCTTGTAAAAAACAAACTGGTTGTATTTGCTGATGGTAAGAATCTGTTGAATACAAATTATGTGGAAGTGTTGGGTTACAGCACACCCGGCATCAACTTTATGGGAGGAATTCGTTTTAATCTTTAA
- the cobC gene encoding alpha-ribazole phosphatase family protein, whose amino-acid sequence MSTEIYLIRHTTPLVEKGTCYGQADLDVTESFYDEAALIREHLPATIKSVYASPLQRCSKLAQHLFPSHNISFHDDLKEIHCGEWELRKWDDIPQEIVMPWMNDFVNVRIPGGESYLDLFARTTAIFQRIAEKKESAAIVSHGGVLRSILSHLTNTALLDSFNVFKLQYGCVVKLYLQEDQFAHEVLHNVQSTSEQHKPSYK is encoded by the coding sequence ATGAGTACAGAAATCTATCTCATACGGCACACAACTCCTTTAGTTGAAAAAGGAACCTGTTACGGACAGGCCGATTTAGATGTAACAGAAAGTTTTTATGATGAAGCCGCATTGATCAGGGAACATTTACCTGCAACCATAAAATCAGTATATGCAAGTCCCTTACAGCGTTGCAGCAAACTGGCGCAACATCTATTTCCTTCTCACAATATTTCGTTTCATGATGATTTAAAAGAAATCCATTGTGGCGAATGGGAACTTCGAAAATGGGATGATATTCCGCAGGAAATAGTAATGCCGTGGATGAATGATTTTGTAAATGTGCGTATACCGGGTGGCGAAAGCTATCTCGATCTGTTTGCACGCACCACAGCAATTTTTCAACGCATTGCAGAAAAAAAAGAAAGTGCCGCCATTGTTTCACATGGTGGTGTATTGCGTAGCATACTCTCCCATCTTACCAATACAGCATTGCTCGATTCATTCAATGTATTTAAGTTACAATATGGCTGTGTTGTAAAATTGTACTTACAGGAAGATCAATTTGCGCATGAAGTGTTGCATAATGTACAAAGTACATCGGAGCAACATAAGCCAAGTTATAAGTAA
- a CDS encoding ABC transporter substrate-binding protein, with translation MKACSFLPAATQMIYDMGLQHLLHGVTFECPSTALLEKQKVVRCVMEGKNYSSEEIDKIFSASKAQGKSLYYVDEDVLQSIQPDVIFTEDVCEVCQIDTACTAAAVANLEKQPKLITLTPQTLDDVYYTAVTIASTLSHESAAYHYLAGLQKRTMHILDKLRRHQMPMKRVMLMEWIQPIYNCGHWIPFQVAQAGGIDMLSNPGGDSIVCSWEKIVKYNPEILVIAPCGFHIDRSKEELHLLTEKAEWQQLEAVKNNAVFICDFDLFTQPSASTLVDGIELLAALFHPSLFRVPKHLQTKFLHFSTRLEHVQA, from the coding sequence ATGAAAGCCTGCTCCTTTTTACCTGCTGCTACACAAATGATCTACGACATGGGTTTGCAACATTTACTCCATGGCGTTACGTTTGAATGTCCTTCAACTGCACTGTTGGAAAAACAGAAAGTGGTGCGTTGCGTAATGGAAGGAAAAAATTACAGCAGCGAAGAGATCGATAAAATATTTTCAGCAAGTAAGGCACAAGGCAAGAGTTTATATTATGTAGATGAGGATGTACTCCAAAGCATTCAACCTGATGTGATCTTTACTGAGGATGTATGCGAAGTATGCCAGATCGATACAGCCTGCACAGCAGCGGCCGTTGCAAATCTTGAGAAACAACCAAAGCTAATAACCTTAACGCCCCAAACGCTGGATGATGTGTACTATACTGCGGTCACCATTGCATCTACATTGAGTCATGAATCGGCAGCATATCATTATCTCGCAGGTTTGCAAAAAAGAACAATGCATATTCTTGATAAACTCCGTCGACATCAAATGCCCATGAAGCGTGTGATGCTGATGGAATGGATTCAGCCCATTTATAACTGCGGGCATTGGATCCCTTTCCAGGTGGCACAGGCTGGCGGAATTGATATGTTAAGTAATCCTGGTGGTGATAGTATTGTCTGCAGCTGGGAAAAAATTGTGAAATATAATCCTGAGATATTAGTGATCGCTCCCTGTGGTTTTCATATCGATCGAAGTAAGGAAGAACTGCATCTCTTAACTGAAAAAGCGGAATGGCAACAACTGGAAGCAGTAAAAAACAATGCGGTATTCATTTGTGATTTCGATCTGTTCACGCAACCGTCTGCTTCTACATTGGTTGATGGCATCGAATTATTAGCTGCCTTGTTTCATCCTTCTTTGTTTCGTGTACCCAAACACCTGCAAACAAAATTCCTTCACTTCTCAACCAGGCTAGAGCATGTGCAAGCATGA
- the cobT gene encoding nicotinate-nucleotide--dimethylbenzimidazole phosphoribosyltransferase, with translation MTLEEQLQHKINNKTKPLGALGMLEELALKIGTVQNSLSPTINKPHIVVFAGDHGIAATGKVNPYPQAVTAQMVLNFVNGGAAINVFTKQHNIGLIVVDAGVNFDFDASLPIVHAKINHGTADYSKVNAMNIDEVNAAIEKGRSIVQGLFDEGCNTIGFGEMGIGNTSSASLIMHHLLNLPLSECVGRGTGTTAEQLQRKLDTLEDVSRLHELNHYDITPHQLLCRIGGFELAMMVGAYHKAAELNMIIVVDGFIATAALLVAKQYNQTITGHCVFAHCSDENGHRKMLEHLNAKPILQLGMRLGEGTGAALAIPLLQSAVQFLNEMASFESAGVSGKE, from the coding sequence ATGACACTCGAAGAACAACTGCAACATAAGATCAACAACAAAACCAAACCACTTGGCGCATTGGGTATGCTGGAAGAACTGGCATTAAAGATCGGTACAGTTCAAAACAGCTTATCACCCACGATCAATAAACCGCATATTGTTGTATTTGCCGGTGATCATGGAATTGCTGCAACGGGAAAAGTAAATCCTTACCCGCAGGCAGTAACGGCACAAATGGTGTTGAATTTTGTAAACGGCGGCGCTGCTATTAATGTATTTACGAAACAGCACAACATTGGTTTAATCGTTGTTGATGCAGGTGTGAACTTTGATTTTGATGCATCGTTACCAATTGTACATGCAAAGATCAATCATGGCACAGCCGATTACAGCAAGGTCAATGCCATGAACATTGATGAAGTAAATGCAGCAATCGAAAAAGGCCGCAGTATTGTACAAGGTTTGTTTGATGAAGGTTGCAATACCATCGGCTTTGGTGAAATGGGCATAGGCAATACTTCTTCTGCATCACTTATCATGCATCATTTATTAAATCTTCCGTTAAGTGAATGTGTAGGAAGAGGAACAGGTACTACAGCTGAACAACTGCAGCGTAAACTTGATACGTTAGAAGATGTAAGTCGTTTGCATGAACTCAATCATTACGACATCACTCCTCACCAATTGCTTTGTCGTATTGGTGGATTTGAACTTGCCATGATGGTTGGCGCTTATCACAAAGCAGCCGAATTGAATATGATTATTGTAGTAGATGGTTTTATTGCAACGGCAGCGTTACTGGTAGCAAAGCAATACAATCAAACCATCACCGGTCATTGCGTGTTTGCACATTGCTCCGACGAGAATGGTCACCGGAAAATGCTGGAACATCTCAACGCAAAACCAATTTTACAATTAGGTATGCGGCTTGGCGAAGGAACCGGTGCAGCATTAGCAATTCCATTATTACAAAGTGCTGTTCAGTTTCTAAATGAAATGGCTAGTTTTGAAAGTGCCGGTGTGAGTGGTAAAGAATAA
- a CDS encoding DUF6580 family putative transport protein, whose protein sequence is MSTQKINPRFAVLAIIMVAVAALRIPNAAQLGPLSNFTPIGAMGLFGAAYFSKNWKAFGFPLLTLLASDLIINIFVYDGQYGIMYGSWYWVYGGFVLIVLLGRLLLKKVSVQSVVLSGITGTLVYWLVVDFGVFLFGCTDITTGQTMDHSFSSLIKCYAQGAPYMKNFLIGTLVYSGIMFGAFEWMKAKSPSLQMA, encoded by the coding sequence ATGTCAACACAAAAGATCAATCCCCGTTTTGCAGTACTGGCGATCATTATGGTTGCAGTCGCAGCACTGCGTATTCCCAATGCAGCTCAGCTTGGGCCTTTAAGTAATTTCACACCCATTGGTGCAATGGGATTATTTGGTGCAGCTTACTTCAGCAAGAACTGGAAAGCATTTGGTTTTCCATTACTCACCTTACTTGCCAGCGATCTTATCATCAATATTTTTGTTTATGATGGACAATATGGTATTATGTATGGCAGTTGGTATTGGGTATATGGTGGTTTTGTGTTGATCGTTTTACTGGGTCGATTACTTCTGAAAAAAGTATCTGTACAATCTGTTGTTCTTAGCGGTATTACCGGCACATTGGTGTACTGGCTTGTTGTTGATTTTGGCGTGTTTCTTTTTGGTTGCACCGATATTACCACCGGCCAAACAATGGATCACAGTTTTTCAAGTTTGATCAAATGCTATGCACAGGGTGCACCTTACATGAAAAACTTTTTGATCGGCACACTGGTGTACAGTGGAATTATGTTTGGTGCCTTTGAATGGATGAAAGCAAAAAGTCCATCACTGCAAATGGCTTAA
- a CDS encoding bifunctional adenosylcobinamide kinase/adenosylcobinamide-phosphate guanylyltransferase, translating into MIIFITGGARSGKSKYAQELALSLSNSPVYVATAKVWDDDFEKRVKRHQDDRDERWTNMEEQRNVSALPIVNRVCIIDCVTLWLTNFFVDTKNDVDASLSLLKKEIDALCTKPGTFIIISNEIGMGVHADTEIGRKFTDLQGWANQYIAAYAHTAVLMVSGIAVKIK; encoded by the coding sequence ATGATCATTTTTATAACAGGTGGCGCAAGAAGTGGTAAGAGCAAATATGCACAGGAGTTGGCATTATCACTGAGTAATAGTCCTGTATATGTTGCTACAGCAAAAGTGTGGGATGATGATTTTGAGAAACGTGTCAAGCGTCACCAGGATGATCGTGATGAACGCTGGACCAATATGGAGGAGCAACGCAACGTAAGTGCTTTGCCTATTGTTAACCGTGTTTGCATTATTGATTGTGTAACATTGTGGCTCACCAATTTTTTTGTGGACACAAAAAATGATGTGGACGCATCCCTGTCTTTGCTGAAAAAAGAAATTGATGCTTTGTGTACAAAGCCAGGCACATTTATCATCATCAGCAATGAAATTGGCATGGGCGTTCATGCAGATACTGAGATCGGTCGCAAGTTCACCGATCTGCAAGGTTGGGCCAATCAATACATTGCAGCATATGCCCACACGGCTGTGCTGATGGTAAGCGGAATTGCTGTCAAGATAAAGTAA
- a CDS encoding DUF5522 domain-containing protein, translating to MCPECLLKATKEKIDAYVAEMTVEKALNNNIAKDLPPAKELIEGIDYYMENTNFVFTAWHHLRRGYCCRSGCRHCPYGFKKQTA from the coding sequence ATGTGTCCCGAATGCCTGCTCAAAGCAACAAAAGAAAAGATCGATGCTTATGTTGCTGAAATGACCGTTGAAAAAGCATTAAACAATAACATCGCAAAAGATCTGCCTCCGGCAAAAGAATTGATTGAAGGCATCGACTACTATATGGAGAATACAAATTTTGTGTTCACAGCATGGCATCATTTACGACGGGGATATTGCTGCAGAAGTGGATGCAGACATTGCCCGTACGGATTTAAAAAACAAACAGCATGA
- a CDS encoding DUF6089 family protein translates to MIRFISKCILVIFSMCSQLQAQIKQPKYEVGAGVGAFVYQGDLAPSRFGSWKTIRPGFVLHGSRLINKTMALRLQLSVASLHGDDAKYNNPAYRQQRNFNFRTSLVELSPQFVWSPLGWADAGKQLSPYVVGGAALSLVRIRRDASAFNAAYFEAEPELFSQLSTDLSTRTPRLMPAVPVGAGMRYSISPTLVLNAEASYRFLFTDYLDGFSRAANPDRKDHYYSITVGLIYRFGRKNSWDCPPVR, encoded by the coding sequence ATGATCCGTTTTATCAGCAAGTGCATTCTTGTTATTTTCAGTATGTGTTCACAGTTACAGGCGCAAATCAAACAACCGAAGTATGAAGTTGGTGCCGGTGTGGGAGCCTTTGTTTACCAGGGCGATCTTGCACCAAGCCGTTTCGGTTCATGGAAAACTATTCGCCCGGGATTTGTGTTGCATGGTTCCAGATTAATCAATAAAACGATGGCGCTACGCTTACAGTTGTCAGTTGCATCATTGCATGGTGATGATGCGAAGTATAACAACCCCGCTTACAGGCAGCAACGCAACTTTAATTTCCGAACATCGTTGGTTGAACTGTCGCCGCAATTTGTATGGAGTCCGCTCGGTTGGGCCGATGCAGGAAAACAATTGTCGCCATATGTAGTTGGCGGAGCTGCGCTAAGTTTAGTGCGCATCCGCAGAGATGCAAGTGCATTCAATGCTGCATATTTTGAAGCCGAACCTGAATTATTTTCACAATTATCAACCGATCTTTCTACACGCACACCACGACTTATGCCTGCAGTGCCGGTTGGTGCAGGTATGCGTTATTCTATTTCTCCAACGTTGGTGTTGAATGCCGAAGCCTCGTATCGGTTTTTGTTTACTGATTATTTAGATGGGTTCAGCCGTGCTGCTAATCCGGATCGTAAGGATCATTATTACAGCATCACAGTCGGATTGATCTATCGTTTCGGCAGGAAGAACAGTTGGGATTGTCCACCTGTGCGATAA
- a CDS encoding adenosylcobinamide-GDP ribazoletransferase, which produces MRKQIEIFFTALMFYTRIPCPKWVTHDAENLNKATRYFPFIGWIVGGVCALVYMGTEFFLGAPIAILLSMIAGVLTTGAFHEDGFADVCDAFGGGWTKQKILDIMKDSRVGAYGAIGMILILLLKYTSLSAIPFSQMWMVLLAAHSFSRLCAVLIVITSQYVRENDDAKAKPLAKSITVYETIPAGVFGLAPLLLFQRIEILYALILPLLATFFLRRYFHKWIGGYTGDCLGATQQVTEVLFYLGLVAFWKIEFILL; this is translated from the coding sequence ATGAGAAAACAAATTGAAATATTCTTCACCGCACTAATGTTTTACACACGGATCCCTTGTCCGAAATGGGTTACGCATGATGCGGAAAATCTTAACAAAGCCACACGTTATTTCCCCTTCATCGGCTGGATCGTTGGCGGCGTTTGTGCGTTGGTATACATGGGTACAGAATTTTTTCTGGGTGCTCCCATTGCTATCTTGTTATCAATGATAGCAGGCGTACTAACCACCGGTGCTTTTCACGAAGATGGATTTGCAGATGTATGTGATGCATTCGGTGGAGGCTGGACCAAACAAAAGATCCTTGACATTATGAAGGATAGCCGGGTTGGCGCTTATGGAGCGATTGGCATGATACTTATACTTCTGCTGAAGTACACATCATTAAGTGCAATCCCCTTCAGCCAGATGTGGATGGTATTATTAGCAGCACATAGTTTCTCCCGTTTATGTGCAGTGTTGATTGTTATCACGAGTCAGTATGTTCGGGAGAATGATGATGCAAAAGCAAAACCATTGGCGAAATCGATTACTGTTTACGAAACAATTCCGGCCGGCGTGTTTGGATTAGCGCCCCTGTTGCTTTTTCAACGTATAGAAATTTTGTATGCATTGATCCTTCCATTACTTGCCACATTTTTTCTCAGGCGATATTTTCATAAATGGATCGGTGGCTATACGGGTGATTGTTTAGGCGCCACACAACAGGTAACGGAAGTTTTGTTTTACCTGGGCCTGGTAGCCTTTTGGAAAATTGAGTTTATACTTTTGTAA
- a CDS encoding MarC family protein produces MNFDFSLSQLLTVSFTLFAVIDIIGSIPLLIAMKDKMGAIREFKATLISGALMILFLFVGESFLQMLGVDRRSFAVAGSIVIFVLGLEMVLGHEFFKSDKNAKSGTVVPIAFPIIAGSGTLTTIMSLGANYSDLVILVAILLNLILVFFVLKSLKWIEKLLGPAGLLAVRKFFGVILLAIAVKIFAGNAGGLIK; encoded by the coding sequence ATGAACTTCGACTTCAGCCTCAGCCAGCTGCTTACCGTTTCGTTTACTCTATTTGCAGTTATAGATATCATCGGATCAATTCCTTTGTTGATTGCAATGAAAGATAAGATGGGTGCCATCCGTGAATTTAAAGCTACACTCATCTCCGGTGCATTGATGATCCTGTTTTTATTTGTGGGCGAATCGTTTTTGCAGATGCTGGGTGTCGATCGTCGTTCATTTGCAGTGGCCGGTTCTATCGTGATCTTTGTGTTGGGATTGGAAATGGTGCTAGGTCATGAGTTCTTTAAAAGTGATAAAAATGCAAAAAGCGGAACGGTGGTTCCTATCGCTTTTCCGATTATTGCCGGAAGCGGTACGCTCACTACAATCATGTCTTTGGGTGCTAACTACTCTGATCTTGTCATACTTGTCGCCATCCTTTTAAACCTGATCTTAGTATTCTTTGTCCTCAAATCATTAAAGTGGATCGAGAAACTTTTAGGTCCGGCAGGTTTACTTGCCGTACGAAAGTTTTTTGGCGTAATATTGCTGGCCATTGCCGTAAAAATATTTGCTGGTAATGCAGGCGGATTGATCAAATAG
- a CDS encoding helix-turn-helix domain-containing protein, which yields MKIYIKNMACESCKVVVREALEELDLSPIKVELGEIETKEDVTDEDKKKLNNKIKKVGLELLEKKRGVLIEKIRKEIVNYVYKSDEKPDVNLSELLSKKLHYSYTYLANFFSEVEATTIEQYVIALKIERIKELIIFGEDTFAEIAYKLHYSSAAHLSTQFKKVTGLTPSHFKALKEKRRITIQNI from the coding sequence ATGAAGATTTACATAAAAAATATGGCCTGCGAAAGCTGCAAGGTTGTTGTACGGGAAGCATTGGAAGAACTTGATCTGTCGCCCATAAAAGTAGAATTAGGCGAAATTGAAACCAAAGAAGACGTTACAGATGAAGACAAGAAAAAACTCAACAATAAAATTAAAAAGGTTGGTTTGGAATTGCTGGAAAAAAAGCGGGGTGTACTAATTGAAAAGATCCGGAAAGAGATCGTAAATTATGTGTACAAATCAGATGAGAAACCGGATGTTAATTTATCTGAACTACTAAGTAAAAAATTACATTACAGTTATACCTATCTGGCCAACTTTTTCTCAGAGGTGGAGGCCACTACCATCGAACAATATGTGATTGCTTTGAAAATTGAACGCATAAAAGAGCTGATCATTTTTGGAGAAGATACGTTTGCAGAAATAGCCTACAAACTGCATTACAGCAGCGCTGCACATTTATCAACACAGTTTAAAAAAGTAACAGGATTAACACCATCGCATTTTAAAGCATTAAAAGAGAAGAGAAGAATAACCATACAAAATATTTAA
- a CDS encoding cysteine-rich CWC family protein encodes MCKHEHKNCPRCGEGFECKVGDVTNCQCYGIELSVEEEAFITKQYTDCLCRSCLQQLKSRYTLFVEQKDRYSNR; translated from the coding sequence ATGTGCAAGCATGAACACAAAAACTGTCCCCGTTGTGGTGAAGGCTTTGAATGCAAAGTAGGCGATGTTACAAATTGCCAATGTTATGGCATTGAGTTAAGTGTGGAAGAAGAAGCATTCATCACAAAACAATATACTGATTGTTTATGCCGCAGCTGCCTGCAGCAATTAAAAAGCAGGTACACTTTATTTGTTGAACAGAAAGACCGATACAGCAACCGTTAA
- the ygiD gene encoding 4,5-DOPA-extradiol-dioxygenase, whose product MQRKQFITTIVTGAVGMTGLAAFNRFTDELKEEEQLMPVLFIGHGSPMNGIEDNEFSRRWTKMAGEIPTPKAVLVVSAHWFTKGTHITAMDFPETIHDFGGFPKALFNVQYPAPGAPALAQETKSLIHSADVGLSHDWGLDHGTWTIIRHMYPKADIPVLQLSIDYTKGPQYHYDLAKELYSLRKKGVLIIGSGNMVHNLRMVAWDKLDAPEYGYDWAVQMNNTFKDLIGNKTHDRLINYSLLGREAQLAIPTPEHYLPLLYTLGLQNSKEVVSFFNDKAVGGSLTMTSVKIG is encoded by the coding sequence ATGCAACGGAAACAATTTATAACAACAATAGTAACAGGAGCAGTGGGTATGACAGGCTTGGCAGCGTTTAACCGCTTTACAGATGAGTTGAAAGAAGAAGAGCAATTGATGCCGGTATTGTTTATTGGTCATGGCTCTCCTATGAATGGAATTGAAGACAATGAATTCAGCAGGAGATGGACAAAGATGGCTGGTGAAATTCCAACACCGAAAGCAGTGTTGGTGGTATCGGCACATTGGTTTACGAAAGGAACACATATTACGGCAATGGATTTTCCGGAAACCATTCATGATTTTGGTGGTTTTCCAAAAGCGTTATTCAATGTGCAATATCCTGCGCCAGGTGCTCCGGCGTTAGCACAGGAAACAAAATCATTGATTCATTCAGCGGATGTTGGGTTAAGTCACGATTGGGGATTGGATCACGGTACATGGACCATTATCCGCCACATGTATCCAAAAGCAGATATTCCAGTATTGCAATTAAGTATTGATTATACCAAAGGGCCACAGTATCATTATGATCTTGCAAAAGAATTATACAGTTTACGTAAGAAAGGCGTGCTGATCATTGGCAGCGGCAACATGGTACATAATTTACGGATGGTGGCTTGGGACAAATTGGATGCTCCTGAATATGGTTATGATTGGGCGGTGCAAATGAATAATACGTTCAAGGATTTGATCGGGAATAAAACACATGATAGGCTGATCAATTATTCATTGTTGGGAAGGGAAGCACAGCTTGCTATTCCAACGCCTGAACATTACTTACCATTGTTGTATACGTTAGGGTTACAAAACAGTAAAGAAGTTGTTTCATTCTTTAATGACAAGGCCGTTGGCGGATCATTAACGATGACATCAGTTAAAATAGGTTAA